One part of the Streptomyces sp. NBC_00286 genome encodes these proteins:
- a CDS encoding GntR family transcriptional regulator — protein sequence MDHKFEWQEQRTTTPDGVYRTLRAAILDGTVPPGGQLREAHIAGDLGISRSPLREALTKLEEEGLVVKIPYRGAFVVEVSAREVAEIDSVRLRVEPYAAELSAEALRGPERPRLLQTVEDLRRAMEKDDIPASIDAHLRFHRLFYDLSGHGVLQSLWNGWETKLRLHLSVDHRTYSDDPHQLVVEHERLAAVALEGDTDAFRQELAAHFPMGLGAQTGDAGERAPRHA from the coding sequence GTGGACCACAAGTTCGAGTGGCAGGAACAGCGGACAACGACGCCGGACGGCGTCTACCGCACACTGCGTGCCGCCATCCTCGATGGGACCGTACCTCCTGGTGGCCAGCTGCGTGAGGCACACATCGCCGGGGACCTCGGGATCAGCCGGTCCCCGCTGCGCGAGGCGCTGACGAAGCTGGAGGAAGAAGGGCTCGTCGTCAAGATCCCCTACCGTGGGGCGTTCGTCGTAGAGGTGAGCGCTCGTGAGGTCGCCGAGATCGACTCGGTCCGGCTACGTGTCGAGCCGTACGCCGCCGAGCTCTCGGCCGAAGCACTGCGCGGTCCTGAGCGGCCCCGGCTCCTGCAAACCGTCGAGGATCTCCGCCGGGCGATGGAGAAGGACGACATCCCGGCCAGCATCGACGCGCACCTTCGGTTCCACAGGCTCTTCTACGATCTGTCGGGGCACGGCGTCCTGCAGAGTCTCTGGAACGGCTGGGAGACCAAGCTGCGCCTCCACCTCAGCGTCGATCACCGCACTTACAGCGACGACCCGCATCAATTGGTCGTCGAGCACGAGAGGTTGGCCGCGGTTGCCCTGGAAGGCGACACCGACGCGTTCCGCCAGGAACTGGCCGCCCATTTCCCCATGGGGCTGGGGGCGCAGACGGGAGATGCAGGGGAACGCGCTCCCCGGCATGCCTGA